TTGGCCAGATAGCTCAGGGCCGCCTTGCTCATTCCGTCGCTGTAGCGAAAGCCGGGAAATGCGGCGATGCCTCCTCCCACCGATGAAATGAAAATTATCTTTGCGTGGTTGTTTTTGATCAGGTTGGGCTTGAGTCGCCGATACAGGGAGAGGGGCCCCAAGGCATTGATTTTCAACATCGCCTCATCTAACTGATCTTCAGAGGTATCAGGGTTATTGGCATAGCCGGTGACGCTGGCGGAGCCCACTCCCGCATTGAAGACAATGCCGTACCAATCGGGTATCTCACTAAAACCGCCAGTGTTGATGGAGTTGGGGTCTGCCATATTCAAATAGTGAGCGAACACCTTGTTGGGGAACTCGCGGCATAGTTTTTCTGCGCTGGCTTTGGATCGGC
This genomic stretch from Pseudomonas sp. Os17 harbors:
- a CDS encoding SDR family NAD(P)-dependent oxidoreductase, with protein sequence MNNKKRILVTGGGKGIGEKVIRLLVSKGYETHFTYCRSKASAEKLCREFPNKVFAHYLNMADPNSINTGGFSEIPDWYGIVFNAGVGSASVTGYANNPDTSEDQLDEAMLKINALGPLSLYRRLKPNLIKNNHAKIIFISSVGGGIAAFPGFRYSDGMSKAALSYLAKQIATENTDSGIDVFTLCPGATETSMFKASTLNKLSPSERALFVQKLPKRRLIQPEEIAHWVAKLLEPESTVLHGCVIDASAGLGIRPSHMD